aatcaacatttccataattattgttttccgaaaaagccataacacaaaacaataaaaagcatcaattcatgcctattgttttcatacccaaatctcaacacttttctcaaatctcaacgcttttcaaaacaaatcgaaatcaatcatttccacaaatcatttgttttccaaaagccacaccccaaaacaataaaaagcatcatttcatgcatattgttttcataaatccacaaaccacccaaaacatatatattccacgtaaacatatatctactaatacatgaatacgtatgtatatatatacatcccataatatatatacacacacacgtaatcatctactctaaagtgccactaataccatctatagtttgcagttaactaaataactctcaaaacaataagggtattcccgttcgtgaaatgaacttcgtgagattactcacctctgaatcccgctgcgtcttcaatacagaaccgaactaacactatcaccaacaactcgtccaattcaccttttagaagcacctattcaccaatgatctcaaatcagtaacaattcacaaacgatttaagtccgaaacccttgttttgaactaaaatccccaaagtggcgccaatcgaggcaaaaccacatccgagacctcccaaagtctctggaatacgtccacgatcgatgtgaccaaaccacaagtcgatcggacgctcaaatcctcacggatagaataaatcgatcggtatgaaactgcaaaaatcataacaattccatacgaactccaaaatttgtatattatatatcgaaacgctcgtatcaacgagtagaacatatataataccaaaaacagttccttaagtggccggaacaccgccggaacgccgccacagacggaggcgcaccgccgccggccaaaactcactatttcacaaaactcctaacatcaaaaagcttcatctaagcatgcttgtgaattctcataactggatcgaagtcagaaaacaagcctaagggatcgaaaactacctcacaagccgtgaacagtaatcccaactgagttgatcgaagtttcacgtgaatcgatccaaacaaccaccaaggatcgatcagcgagcttgttctgaactcaacccaagaaaatcgaagccgtgccgacgtcggaactgtgttttccggtcgggtccgatttctccagtctgcaccgccttgaactgccaccgagacggagaatcgccgtaagagaacaccagagggacgaccagacggaggagacgaccctgctgaccaagtttcacggccagagaccgccgcagttggccggaaaagccgggtcgggtcggccgggttcgggtcgggtcagtcgaaaatcttcgactctgagggcgcggacgagagagagtgtatggtttccggaaaaggaaagtggaaaatgaatatattttctgattttttttcctatatatactaaaatggaaacttctttccatagccaaaacttcctcatacgaactccgattctcgcgttccacatgtccacgaactcgtatcgacgcgctctacaactttcgtgaaggaagttttcggagaatcccaacgaataaaaattcaacctttggcaacccccctaaaaccatattcttcaattaattattcgcccgaaacacttccgctccatccacgagccacgaaaccgtccaatagttataaaactaattccggaaaatcctcggaaaataattgtgaatttccggggcatcacaggtTAGTTGACTTTTCATACTGGATTGAAAGTTTTCGGACTTTTTCTCACtctagaaaagaaggaaaacatGTTTATTCTATGCATATTGTAGTTGATCATGTAAAATGGTTTTCATTGGTATGGAGAAGCAACTTTTGGTGTCAACATGCTTGCGACAATTTTTGTTCCTTTGTAATTCCAAAGAAATCTCACTAAGGTTCCTTTGTAATCTCAAGAAGAAATTAGAGGCTCTATAGAGTTCGAAAGATAGTGATGCAAATGCTAAAAGATCGGGACTATCTAATTGTGGATCACGATCTCAACATGACAATGTCGCAGTTTAAAAACAAACATGGAGAGAACATGAAAAGGGAGGACCTTACTATtaatagaaggaagagaggtGACGAGTCTGATCAAGTATTTGATGGGATTTAGTGTTCTTGAAGTAGTATTGTTCGGGTTCTAATTGATGGTTGTTGGGTACTAGATTTATGTGTTTTTCCCTGATGAACTAAAAGTTGGGGTCAAGACAATGGAGAGTTACATCACATGCATGAATAAGGAGAATGTGATTAGAGCAATCTTAGTTGCTCAACAAAATCTAACTCCTTTTGCAAAGACCTCCATTAGTGAAACAGGTTCAAAGTACCACTTCAAGATTTGAAGGAGTGGAGGGTGGAGAAAGAAGCCATGCCTAGTCTTCAGAGATTGCACATTGAATATTGCAAAGAATTGCGGGCAGTTCCAGATGGGCTTCAGGATATTACTACCCTCAAGGAATTAACAATTGACCTGATGCCTGGTAGATTCTGCAGTAGGTTTGGGGAAGGAGGAGAGGATTGCTACAAAATCAAACATGTGCCTTCTCTTATAATCACAAATATTCGACCCGATGAGAAAGACGATGAGCGACAAATTAATGGAGGAAGCAGCAGCTACGTCTCAAGTAGTTGCTTATGACTCTGAGGAATCAACTGTGGACGGTATGTCACTAATTGACTCAACTGTGTAATCAAATCAAGATTTTATTTATTGATCACTTCTCttaattttgattcatatatTCCTGCTGATATGTCTTGATTATGActagctcctcctcctccttctcttgATGAAAAGACAGAGGAAATACAAGTTGCATCCCCTCCAAACCTCGacccagtttgggattgattttgaAACCTTCTTTTGATCCCAAAAGCGCTTCTAATGGGATTgagggtgtttggtaaactctaAAATTTGTGCTTCTGGAAGAAGCGCTGCAGCCAATAGTAGGAAATCAAAAGCAGCTCTGAGGTGCTTCTTGTTTCAACTTTTGCGGAAACCAAATGGAGGATGCAGAGGATTTAATGAAACTTTATAGACTACCAAAACTACCCTTGATGCTCTCACGAATTTACATCAAATGTCCTAATTTTCTTTGCTTCAGTTCTAGCGTCCTCCCTCTTCTCTCACTGCGTCTGACCCATATCTCTTCCCTCTTCTTTCACTAGATCTGATCCAAATCTCTTCTCTTAAACAATGTTTGAGTCTTAGATCTATGGTACTTTATTTATCTGTTCGAGATATCGTTTATCCCCTTCTCTTTCTCCAATTTTAGTGTTCATATATTTTCCTTCAGTTTCATTGTCTTCAAAAAATTCATAGAAGAATCTCTCCTCTCTAAGAGGTAATTTTTACATGTTTGGGTTGGGTTCTGATTATTTGTTTGTCTCATGGTTAATATTTTATTTGTATTTGATGGACATTCATTATTTCATGTTGGATGTCCGTGGTTAATTAGTTGCTGGGTTCTAAAGAATCGATGGtaaagaaattgatttccatAGTGGACATCATCTTCTTTGACTCAGCCTGCTGGTTTGAACCGTTGGATGGATTGACCCACAACTCGGCCTCGTCGAACTCAAAGACTCCGTCGGAGTTGCGAATCGGGTTGTGGGTCGGGAACATGTAGTTGGGTTTGGACTAGAAGCTGGTCATCCTTGACGCCATTGATGGATTGAAGAGAGGAAATGGGTTGGTTTGGCTTGAACTGATTTATAGCTAAGAAGCTAATTTGTGACTTTAATGGCTGAGATTTTGGCTATTAAAGAAGGTTTGCTTTTGGCTCATCCATTCTCCTCTTCTTTGATTTTCGAATCGGATAATCTTCAAATTGGACAATTGCAACTTTGTTAGAGAGCATTAGAGAAGTTACAGTTGCTTTTCTAGCATTGGATCAATAGAGATGTTAATTAAGCACATATCATTTTGCTTGTTTAACTCGCAAGGGGATCTGTTCTCTGGATTGGATTCACAATCCACTATCCTCCTTCCTATTAGTTCAGTTGTTTTGCTGTTCATGTGATCCTTTTCGTAATTATGCCAatcaaaaatattttatttataactTATCAAATACTCAGAATTTGTTTTTCATTCTCACAACACTTCTAAaaatagtttaccaaacactcagctgcttcCCCTCATAGCAGATTCAGACGTGCTTCCCCTCACAGCAGATTCAGAAGTGTTTCCCCTCACAGCAGATTCAAAAGTGATTTCCCTCACagcacaacaatcccaaactaagctgATCATTAGTTAAATCCACAAGCTGCTGGTTATCAATATTTGGGCCGCATATAAGGTAGCCCTTCTATGTTCTTTGGgttagtttgtttttttttttttcttctctctaaaTTGTACGTAATAGATTCACAATCATAAGCTAAGAAATGTTAATTCAAAATGTTATCCCTTCCATAGTACAAAATCTGGTGTTTTAACCAGACTTGCATATTTACATATTTCAAAAGTAAAATTTTTACTGGTATAACTATATATAAGTTCTTCAGATGTATCATCATCATCTGCTATTGATCTGGGGGCTGCCACTGAAAGATTGGATggtaagagaagaaaagagtgaCTGAAGTTGCCGTTGAAATGTAATCTTGAATATGATCAAATAGTAACATATAAGAAGCACTTTCCTTCCAACCCTATTTAATATCAAACAGACACAACAGCAGAAGtaatattttggtcatttctcTAATGAGAACTTTAATTTAGAATAAGAGGAGGTAATgcttaaaaaaaatatgtttttATACTTTAGATGCTCTACTCCTTAATCAATGTTATTGGAGAAGGCATTAGAAATTGACCACTGTTTATATACAGTTTGTATTGATTTATCTGTATCTaagatttttgttttcttcttgatattttatCTGTATCTAAggtctttgttttcttcttgatattattAGAAACAGAAAATTTGGACCAAGAAAGTGTTGAAAAAATATAGTGGTATCTAAATTTGAAGATTTGAATAAGAAAAACTGAGATATTGAGTAATCTAATCAATGAGGCCTAAGCAATACTGATGCAGCCAAAAAGCCAGAAGAGCCGTACAACAAAAGTCAATGGTCGGAAATTTCATGTCAGCAAAGATCTGTAAGAGAACGAACTACTAATGCATTTCACAGGACATAGAACCTACCTCCTCAACTGATTTTGCATGCTAGCAATCTTTATAGAACTCTCAATCCCCAAAACACAGCAGCTCAGCAAGAATATGTAACTTATATTAGCAATAACGTATGTAAGTAGAAGGTTTTTTGAAATATGAACCAACATGGGAGAGGGAATGACTGCACTGTATACATACCACAGGTGGAAAAAGCAATAGAACATTCATAGTCACACATATAAACATGGAAGAGTCAAAACCCTCTCGATTGCATATAAAAGTTCCCATTCAAACGATGTTGTGAATTCTTGAGAATAGGATTGATGTACTGCAGAGAGTGCGGACAAATATAGATATCACAATTCCTTGATGATCAAAAGGATACAGAATAGCAAACTCTGTACATATATCACAAACACGTAGCCTACACTCCCATAACAGCTCAAAGATTATATTGTCattatcaaactttgtcagCTCAAAGTTTGTACCGTCATCCTAAGTATCTCTACAATCAAACACATCACTTTTTAAATGCAATCGACAATACCACATAAGACAGAGAATTTTGTTTTAGAAAGAAGAAGCACCATAATCAAAAACCCATTACAGCAAACTTATCCAAATACAGAAAGTATCAGAAATTCAAAGAACCTagaaagaacatgaaatcaaagtTTGCAACTTCACACAAAATTCTTGACAATAAAAGCCATATCTTCTGGTAAAGCAGTAATAAATGATTAGGGTCTGTATCTTCACTTTGAAATTTAAACAGAAAATGAAGTTTGGTATTTTAAAGGTGTAAATTGTAACCAAAGGAGGCCATATATCTGACTCTGATATAAATAATGAAACATGGAATGAAGCAGACTTCATATGAAGGTTTGCAGAAAGATTGAACTACCAGAATTCGTCACCTCAGAGCTGACAGAGCAACAGTTCTCATGCTGGTGGAAATAAAATGctgtaaataaatttgaataaaaaaaatgaaaataaaaacagaaccAAAAGATGCAATTTATCTCACTCTGACAATTTTCAAAACagattatcaatcaaattaatcGTGCTCTCCAATTCAATGAATCAGAGTTCATGCAATTCATAACATAAAGAAGTCTATGAACTTAAGTGATGAGACACTGAATGAAGCAGTCCCCATAGGAAGGTTTAGAGAAAGGATTGAACTACCAGTATGTATCAACACCTAAAATCCATCACATCACAGTAAGAGTTTTAGATCAATTTGAGTTTGCTTAAGCAGAACCATATTAAAATAAACTATAATTAgatgtttctttttttcattttgttggAGTAAACATGGTTTGGAAGCTCTGGTCAAATTACCCTAGTAATCTTTACACGTTATGACACAATGCAGATGTATTTGCAGACATATGCGTCCACATACACAAGGAAACTATATCATTCAACTGAGTAAAAATACCTTGTGCACACCATGAAATCCCCAACCCCTCTTAATTTGGATCCACTACTCGGGCTTCCATTTCGTATCTTTCAAGCCACCTAAGAAAATCGTCAAAATCTTCTTCAGCACCAACTTTCTTTGTGTCATTAGTGTCACTGTCGGTTGAGCTGCTCGAGTACCACAACTTTGAGCTTCTTTGCCTGCCCACCGCTGTAATACAGCTCATGTTAACCATAGACACCAAATGATCTATCTAAAACAATCAGCCTCCACATACACACACTCACCACTATTTCAGTGCATGTTAAAGTATACATTCTCAATAAGATCACATTATGTAAAACAGTAGCAATTACCTCAATGACAACCCAACATCAAAAACATCATAACCAAAGCCTCACGCTTTATGATCAAGTACTCAATTTTGAAGAAGGTAAGTACCCATTCTCTGTTCATGACAAAACAGAAAGCATAGAGAGTGAAATTCTATATAATCATCATTAAATCCATATGATCTTCGTTAGAGAGAAAGCTGCACGCATATACTCATTCTCTCTTCATGCAACAATACCGTTACTTCCAACATTGATAAGGAGTTGTAGAAGTATGTCCATAATCAGATGAAATTCCCGCCACATCTGAGCAAACTAAAAACAAATACACAGAATAACAATGAGAAAGGAAAACTTAAATCTCATTGCTACTAGTCCAAAATCCTTCAGAGCTAATGAAAAGAAGTCTCTTGGTACTTGACCTCTGACGATAGAAGTCCCTAACGTCTTTGATTCTCTTAAGCAACCTCTGAAATTCCTCAACGTATACACACATCAATTCAGTATTGAATTTCAAAGGACCACCACCAAACTACTTCAGAAACCATCAAATATTTATGGACCAATTGGGAAATTAAAGATTCAATTTTGAAGAACCCAACCATCAATTACCAAGAAATCTTACCTCAGTATTGGAAGTATTGTCGGCGCAGGACCCGAACTATTGATTGGTTCGAGAGTCGTCGATTTTGGAAGCTCAGTTCCCTATTTGAAAACTCGATcgttccctttctctctcatcgCGCGAAGCAAAGAAGCATGCCCTCGCTCTCTTTGTCGCGCGCTTTGAGCTGCATAGTCACATTCAATTCCGTTCTGTTGACCGCTGACGTCAGTTTAAtctcttgaatttttttattaatttgctCATCCAATACGTCATCATCTCTTCGACATTCTATTTTCCTCACCCAGTACGTCACCCCAGCCCAAACCTAAAATCTCCTCCCTCTATATATAGCATTTAACTCCATTGAAGGTAGCTCATATACTTCCATATCTGTTTGTTTCTCACCTTTTACTAGTCGAACTACATTAAGCCTCAACACCAAAACCATCAGTTAGGAATCTGCAACAAAGAAAATACTGATGTCTAACGAGCAAGAACACCCCAGGAAGGCATTTGGATGGGCTGCAAGAGATTCATCTGGTGTTCTCTCTCCCTTCAGTTTCTCCAGAAGGTACATTGTCAACTAGTACAACACTTCTTCCTCTTCAGATTAAACCATATATAGTACATGTTTGTTTTATAGCTAGTTCTGAAGTTCAACCGATTTGATTGCAGGGAATCCGGAGAGAAAGACGTGACATTCAAAGTGTTGTATTGTGGGATTTGCCATTCGGACCTTCACATGGTCAAGAATGAATGGGGCTTCTCTACCTATCCTCTGGTTCCCGGGTACGTTCGAACTATTCCTGCACACTCTTTTCTAGTATAACTAGTAAAGGTGTTTaccattttatttatattaatgCTCGAACCCTCTTCAGTAATCTAATATGAACACAATTTGGCAATGCAGGCATGAGATTGTCGGTGAAGTAACGGAAGTAGGGAGCAATGTACAAAAATTCaaagttggagacaaagtcGGTGTTGGATGCATAGTTGGAGCTTGCCGATCTTGTGATAGTTGTACCGACCATCTTGAGAACTACTGCCCCAAACAAATACTCACGTACAGTGCCAAGTACTATGACGGAACCACCACCTATGGCGGTTACTCTGACATTATGGTTGCAGATGAACACTTCGTACTCCGTATCCCGGACAACCTACCCCTTGATTGTGCTGCTCCTCTCCTATGTGCCGGAATCACAACCTACAGCCCGTTGAGATATTTTGGACTTGACAAGCCCGGTATGCATGTGGGTGTGGTTGGCCTAGGTGGTTTAGGCCACGTCGCAGTGAAGTTTGCCAAGGCAATGGGAGTGAAGGTTACAGTGATCAGTACGTCCCCTAATAAGAAGGAGGAAGCAGTTAAACACCTAGGAGCTGATTCGTTTTTGGTTAGTCGTGACCAAGATCAAATGCAGGTAATTATTTGAACAAGTTACATCTTTTACGACTTTTAAGTGGATTATTCAATGAACAAGTTAATTAATGTTTGTTTCATTGATTAATTTGTAGGCTGCCATTGGTACCATGGATGGGATCATTGACACAGTTTCTGCACAACATCCTCTCTTGCCTTTGATTGGTCTGTTGAAGTCTCATGGAAAGCTTGTCATGGTTGGTGCACCAGAAAAGCCTCTTGAGCTTCCAGTTTTTCCTTTACTCATGGGTAAGCATGTAACTACGAGTGGTTGGCTTTTCCTGTTATCTTTTGCATTGTAGGGTTATTAACAGAGCTAATGTTCGATTTAACAGGAAGGAAGATGGTAGCTGGTAGCGGCATTGGAGGTATGAAGGAGACACAAGAGATGATCAATTTTGCAGCCAAGCACAACATAACAGCAGACATCGAGGTCATCCCAATTGACTACTTGAACACTGCCATGGAGCGCCTTGCCAAAGCAGACGTCAGATACCGTTTTGTCATTGACATTGGAAACACACTGAAGGCTAGATCTTAAATTCTCCAAACCAGACTGTATCAATGAAGATATAAGAACAGAAGCCCAGACTGATCTGGTGCCATAAACATTGTTGTTCTTTCTACAGAGCATTTTTTGTTGTTCGCTAcattaattctttttcttcttttaaactcTCTTATCCTCATCACATTATAAGCAGAATGTAATGTAATGATTCGAAATAACTGATTACATGAATAATTTACTGCCTTCTCTAATGATTTGATATAAATGAATATTTGAATAATGTTACTGCCTTCTTTTGTAATGTTAAGTGCTACATAATCACTTCAAATTTTTGCTCTATCTCTAATCCCTACTCCTAATGTAAattcatcaaaaaccaaaattaagAACTGAAAACTAATATCTGGTACAAAATACATGGAGTTATCAGCAATGATGGCTGACTTTAAGATTTAACTCTAAAGGTTGAATTTCTCCTCTATCACAATGTCAGAAACTAAAATTCAAGAGATTCAGTTTTAGAGGACCAGAACAACTACCAGAAGTGCCATATGAACTCCCACTATAACAATCGATCGGGGTATGCTTTAGACATTCTACAACCAAAATCTCCGCTTTTGTAGCTTTATTGAGAACGTTGTTGCCTCAAGAA
This portion of the Rosa chinensis cultivar Old Blush chromosome 1, RchiOBHm-V2, whole genome shotgun sequence genome encodes:
- the LOC112197352 gene encoding probable mannitol dehydrogenase is translated as MSNEQEHPRKAFGWAARDSSGVLSPFSFSRRESGEKDVTFKVLYCGICHSDLHMVKNEWGFSTYPLVPGHEIVGEVTEVGSNVQKFKVGDKVGVGCIVGACRSCDSCTDHLENYCPKQILTYSAKYYDGTTTYGGYSDIMVADEHFVLRIPDNLPLDCAAPLLCAGITTYSPLRYFGLDKPGMHVGVVGLGGLGHVAVKFAKAMGVKVTVISTSPNKKEEAVKHLGADSFLVSRDQDQMQAAIGTMDGIIDTVSAQHPLLPLIGLLKSHGKLVMVGAPEKPLELPVFPLLMGRKMVAGSGIGGMKETQEMINFAAKHNITADIEVIPIDYLNTAMERLAKADVRYRFVIDIGNTLKARS